One region of Spirochaeta lutea genomic DNA includes:
- a CDS encoding ferredoxin reductase domain-containing protein — translation MEIRRVTGLEPLGPSGWVLSIAGPLDYIPGQHIGVTLPGGPEPRLYSIIPVDRPEHFGILFTPVPQGELTPDLLSLKPGDRILTTEVRGSFFDPPGRVWWIGAGTGIAPFYAMSRLGRNRSGAQPPGKGDTVSKQPPDGNQHTGDGYRAATPRDGWFASDQSRKAGYGTVSDSPERLLLHSARQEQDLYFRDYFTNAPGIRYCPFSTRERPGPGVRHQRITTWIDQTEDEVFQRVDAVLLCGSTQMILDLRELLMAKGLAYDRIFSEIYF, via the coding sequence ATGGAGATTAGACGCGTGACTGGATTAGAACCCTTGGGTCCCTCGGGCTGGGTCCTGTCCATAGCCGGCCCCTTGGACTACATCCCCGGTCAGCACATCGGGGTGACCCTTCCCGGAGGCCCGGAACCCCGGCTCTACAGCATAATCCCGGTGGATCGGCCGGAACACTTCGGAATTCTATTTACCCCGGTACCCCAGGGAGAGCTCACCCCGGATTTGCTGAGCCTGAAACCGGGAGACAGAATCCTGACCACCGAGGTTCGGGGAAGCTTTTTTGACCCCCCGGGCCGGGTATGGTGGATCGGAGCGGGCACCGGTATCGCCCCATTTTATGCCATGAGCCGCCTAGGCAGAAACCGGTCCGGTGCTCAGCCCCCGGGGAAGGGAGATACGGTCTCGAAACAGCCCCCCGACGGGAATCAGCATACCGGGGACGGCTACAGGGCAGCCACGCCCAGGGACGGCTGGTTCGCTTCAGATCAATCTCGCAAAGCCGGGTACGGAACTGTCTCGGACAGTCCGGAGCGTCTCCTGCTGCATTCCGCCCGGCAGGAGCAGGACCTGTATTTTCGGGACTACTTTACCAATGCGCCGGGAATACGGTATTGTCCCTTCTCTACCAGGGAACGGCCGGGCCCTGGGGTCCGGCATCAGCGGATCACCACATGGATTGATCAGACCGAGGACGAGGTGTTCCAGAGGGTGGACGCGGTGTTACTCTGCGGATCCACCCAGATGATTCTGGATCTGCGGGAGCTGCTCATGGCCAAGGGGCTGGCCTACGATCGGATTTTTTCAGAGATCTACTTTTAG